The Acidobacteriota bacterium DNA segment ACAACAACGTGCGCCGCGTCAAGTGGTCGCACGCGGCAGGCGTGGTCGATCACTTCTTCGACGATCTGCTGATCCCCGGCACGCGCGGGGTCGAGCGCGGCCTGCTCGCGCAGATCGAGCCCTTTCCCACGCAGGAGCTCGTGCCGTACGACACGGCCTACCTGTCGGGTCACGTCGTCGAGCAGTACCAGGTGCCGCTCGGCGACGCGGCGGAGTCCGGTCAGGATCGGATGTACGCCCGCGTGCGCGAGATGTGCATCGCCGCCATCCCCGGCGACACCTACCAGAACCTGCGCCTGGCGCCCGTCTGGAGCGACCGCACGTTCAAGCACGTGCTCGTCCCGGTGTACGTGATGACTTACATGTACGGACGTACCCCGTACCAGCTCGTGGTCAACGCCTCCAACGGCCGCATGGGCGGCACCTACCCCGTGAGCTGGGTCAAGGTGGCGCTGATCATCATCGGCGTCCTGATCCTGCTGGCGATCCTGAATCGCTGAGGCGACCTCACGAATCGGCGCCGGGACTCAGATGGAGGCCAGGGGCTTCACTTCAGCTGGCTCGGAGGCGGGTTCTACGTTGCCGCCGGACGGCGTGCGCGCGATCGTGTGCGGCGCGGCGAGCCGAGCCGCTCGATCAACAGGTCCACCGCCGCGTCGCGAACGGCACTGGCATGGGTGGCGATCACCAGCCGACGCGTGACGATCGGCCGGCCATGGTCCAGGGGCCTCGCCCCATCTTCGGCCTGGGCGGTGGGCAGGACCGTGAAGCCGGCTCCGAGGCGGACCATCTCGCGGAGCACGTCCGGTTGGTGACTCTCGGCAACCACATCCATCGGAGCACCGAGCTTGCGCAGCTGCGCCGCGACAAGGTTCCGCGTATGCGACCCGGCGGGAAACAGCACCCACGGTCCCCACGTCGCTGGCGGCCCGAGGGGGCGCCCCGGCGGGCCGTACACGGCGAGCGCTTCGGTCAACAGCGGCTGGATCAGAAACTGCGGCGACGCATGCGGGGGCGCAACGCAGACCGCAACGTCGAGGTGTCCGGCCGCCAGCAGCTTGAGCAGCGCTGCCGACGGCGCGATCCGCAGGTGCAGCTCGACGTCGACGTGCGCAGCCCGGAATGCCTGCAGTTGGTCGGGGAAGTGGACGACCGCGGCGACATCGATCATCCCCAGCCGGACGCGTCCAGCCGCGCCGCGTTTGAGGCGGTCGGCCCATTGCGCGAGCGTGGTCGTCAGGCCGAGGACCTGGCGCGCATGCGCCACCACCGGAGCCGACGACGGACGCAGTCGTCGCCGGCGGGTATCGCGGTCGAAGAGCGTGATGCCGATCCGCTTCTCGAGTTCGGCGAGCCCCTGGGAAAGCGCCGAGGGACTGACGCCGACCATCGCGGCGGCCCTGGCCCATGTCGGCGCCTCGTCGACGGCAATCAGGTACTCGAGCTGGCGAATCGTCAGGTCGGGCAACTGTGGCATCGCTGCAGCATAGTTTAGCAATGCTTCACGAACTATACATATGATGAAGCGCTACTTATTGTCGTCAACATGCCTCCACGCTCCATCGCCCCCGCGACCGGCACGCTCGGTATCCTCCTGCCCGGAATGGGCGCCGTCGCTTCCACGTTCATCGCAGGCGTCCTCGCGGCCCGCAAGGGCCTGAAGCCGCCGATTGGATCGCTGACGCAGATGGCGCACATCCGCCTCGGCACTCGCGAGGGCGGTCGCAACCCCCGGATCGCCGACGTCGTCCCGTTGGCCGGACTCGACGACATCGTGTTCGGCGGCTGGGATCCGCTCACGGTCAACGCGCTCGAAGCGTGTCGGACCTCGGGCGTGCTCGACGAGTCCGATCTGGCGCCCATCGCCGCCGACCTGCAAGCCATCGTGCCGATGCCGGCCGTTTTCGACAAGCGATGGGTGTCGCGGCTGGACGGCGTCCGCGTCAAGACGCAGGCATCGAAGTGGGCCCAGGCGCAGGCGCTCGTCGACGACATCGCCGCCTTCAAGGCCGAACACGGCTGCAGCCGCATGGTCATGGTGTGGTGCGGTTCCACCGAGGCCTATCAGGAGGCGTCGGCGGTGCATCAGACGCTGGCGTCGTTCGAGCAGGGCCTCGAGGACGGCGACGCCAACATCTCACCCAGTCAGATCTACGCGTACGCAGCGCTGCGCAGCGGCGTGCCGTATGCCAACGGCGCCCCCAATCTGTCGGTGGATCTGCCGTGCATGATCGAGGCTGCGCGCGTCTACGGCGTGCCGATGGCCGGCAAGGACTTCAAGACCGGGCAGACGTGGATGAAGACCCTTCTGGCGCCTGGCATCAAGGCTCGCATGCTGGGTTTGCGTGGCTGGTACTCGACCAACATCCTCGGCAACCGGGACGGCGAGGTCCTGGACGCCCCGGAGAACTTCAAGGCGAAGGAGGTGTCCAAGCTTGGCGTGCTCGACAGCATCCTGCAGCCCTCGGTCTACCCGGACCTGTATGGCCAACTCGATCACGTCGTCCGCATCAACTACTATCCGCCGCGCGGCGACAACAAGGAGGGCTGGGACAACATCGACATCTTCGGCTGGCTCGGCTATCCGATGCAGATCAAGGTCGACTTCCTGTGTCGCGACTCGATCCTGGCGGCGCCCATCGTCCTCGATCTCGCGTTACTGCTCGACCTCGCGCAGCGCGCGGGAGCGTCCGGCGTGCAGGAG contains these protein-coding regions:
- a CDS encoding LysR family transcriptional regulator, whose protein sequence is MPQLPDLTIRQLEYLIAVDEAPTWARAAAMVGVSPSALSQGLAELEKRIGITLFDRDTRRRRLRPSSAPVVAHARQVLGLTTTLAQWADRLKRGAAGRVRLGMIDVAAVVHFPDQLQAFRAAHVDVELHLRIAPSAALLKLLAAGHLDVAVCVAPPHASPQFLIQPLLTEALAVYGPPGRPLGPPATWGPWVLFPAGSHTRNLVAAQLRKLGAPMDVVAESHQPDVLREMVRLGAGFTVLPTAQAEDGARPLDHGRPIVTRRLVIATHASAVRDAAVDLLIERLGSPRRTRSRARRPAAT
- a CDS encoding inositol-3-phosphate synthase, which gives rise to MPPRSIAPATGTLGILLPGMGAVASTFIAGVLAARKGLKPPIGSLTQMAHIRLGTREGGRNPRIADVVPLAGLDDIVFGGWDPLTVNALEACRTSGVLDESDLAPIAADLQAIVPMPAVFDKRWVSRLDGVRVKTQASKWAQAQALVDDIAAFKAEHGCSRMVMVWCGSTEAYQEASAVHQTLASFEQGLEDGDANISPSQIYAYAALRSGVPYANGAPNLSVDLPCMIEAARVYGVPMAGKDFKTGQTWMKTLLAPGIKARMLGLRGWYSTNILGNRDGEVLDAPENFKAKEVSKLGVLDSILQPSVYPDLYGQLDHVVRINYYPPRGDNKEGWDNIDIFGWLGYPMQIKVDFLCRDSILAAPIVLDLALLLDLAQRAGASGVQEWLSFYLKSPQAAGAAPAEHDLFIQQTKLKNTLREWMGEAPVTHSEAG